In the genome of Acidobacteriota bacterium, one region contains:
- a CDS encoding GNAT family N-acetyltransferase, which translates to MSSIYLLEEFQRAGIGGRLFRAVAEELMKRGYRSLSICVLAANSSRKFYERLGGRVIRESVAKIDGAEYPDAFHGWDDISLILTA; encoded by the coding sequence ATTAGCTCTATCTATCTGTTGGAGGAATTCCAGAGAGCCGGTATTGGGGGGAGACTTTTCCGCGCAGTCGCGGAAGAACTGATGAAGCGAGGCTATCGAAGTTTGAGCATCTGTGTGCTGGCGGCGAACTCATCCCGAAAGTTCTATGAGCGATTGGGTGGACGAGTAATACGCGAGAGCGTGGCCAAAATTGATGGCGCGGAATACCCGGACGCTTTTCACGGTTGGGATGATATCTCTCTGATCCTCACTGCTTGA